One Gemmatimonadota bacterium DNA segment encodes these proteins:
- the murQ gene encoding N-acetylmuramic acid 6-phosphate etherase — protein MPPRALDPRITEHRNPRSANIDLATPLEIVDIMTAEDRRVPDAVATQREQIASAISRIEHAFRTGGRLFYVGAGTSGRLGILDASECPPTFGSDPELVQGIIAGGTEAVFRAQEGAEDSPEQGATTVDEYGINAHDVLIGIAASGTTPFVRGALTRAKARGAAVGLIACTPIDEAFASTLDHLIVPVTGPELVTGSTRLKAGTATKLVLNMLTTGAMIRVGKTFGNLMVDLRATNLKLVDRSQRIIMEVCHVTRDEARALIARADGRVKLAIVMHLLGVDKEGAEAALAKGDGVIRRVVGGDPPPIPQP, from the coding sequence GTGCCTCCTCGAGCGCTCGACCCTCGCATCACCGAACACCGCAACCCGCGCTCGGCCAACATCGACCTCGCCACGCCGCTCGAGATCGTCGATATCATGACCGCTGAGGACCGCCGAGTCCCTGACGCGGTCGCCACGCAGCGCGAACAGATCGCCAGCGCCATCAGCCGCATCGAGCACGCCTTCCGCACCGGTGGGCGCCTCTTCTACGTCGGCGCCGGGACCTCGGGACGACTCGGCATCCTCGACGCCAGCGAGTGCCCGCCAACCTTCGGCAGCGATCCGGAGCTGGTGCAGGGGATCATCGCCGGCGGTACCGAGGCGGTCTTCCGCGCGCAGGAAGGGGCCGAGGACAGCCCGGAGCAGGGGGCGACGACGGTCGACGAGTACGGGATCAATGCGCACGATGTGCTGATCGGCATCGCCGCGTCGGGGACGACGCCCTTCGTACGGGGCGCCCTAACGAGAGCCAAGGCGCGCGGCGCAGCGGTCGGGCTCATCGCCTGCACCCCCATCGACGAGGCCTTCGCCTCCACGCTCGATCACCTCATCGTCCCCGTCACCGGCCCCGAACTCGTCACCGGCTCCACGCGCCTCAAGGCCGGGACGGCGACCAAGCTCGTGCTCAACATGCTCACCACCGGGGCGATGATCCGCGTGGGGAAGACGTTCGGGAACCTGATGGTCGACCTGCGTGCGACCAACCTCAAGCTCGTCGATCGCAGCCAGCGCATCATCATGGAAGTCTGCCACGTCACCCGCGACGAGGCGCGCGCGCTCATCGCCCGCGCCGACGGGCGCGTGAAGCTGGCGATCGTCATGCACCTGCTTGGCGTCGACAAGGAGGGCGCCGAAGCGGCGCTCGCCAAGGGAGACGGCGTCATCCGCCGAGTCGTCGGCGGCGATCCTCCACCCATTCCGCAGCCATGA